One genomic region from Melioribacteraceae bacterium encodes:
- a CDS encoding Gfo/Idh/MocA family oxidoreductase, translating into MGNSRRDFIKKSAMAAAGVVAGSVGLNARSYSRIAGANDRVLVGIVGFSDRARDSLIPAFMNHADNLNFEIKGVSDIWNRRRKEGSEFFKKKFDKDVLTYLNNEELYADKDIDAVIISTADFQHALHTVEAAKNRKDVYVEKPFAETMEDNRLAFDAVKESGIVCQIGSQRRSGPNYHKAFEFIKSGKFGDIKMVEMTWNVNQPGRWRRPELVSSIRESDTDWKRYILNRPFEPWDPRKYIEYRLFWPYSSGIPGQWMAHQIDTVHWFSGLKFPRSVSANGGIYMWNDGRKNFDAMTAVFDYGPEDDPTKGFQVLYSSRMFNSAGGVKEIYYSNGGELNLDTNKVTPTGGLTEQYAKSMKMKSNLLSDLDLSISDVKAETSANTGVDLMTSLHMKNWMECIRSRKEPNAPVEAGYDHSVSNIMVTAALRTKKFVTFDKVNREVLADGKVFQY; encoded by the coding sequence ATGGGAAATTCAAGAAGAGATTTTATAAAAAAATCTGCGATGGCGGCTGCCGGTGTTGTTGCCGGTTCGGTCGGATTGAATGCAAGAAGTTATTCTAGAATAGCGGGAGCTAACGACAGGGTGTTAGTTGGAATTGTCGGTTTCTCCGACCGCGCCCGCGATTCGTTAATACCTGCGTTTATGAATCATGCAGATAACCTGAATTTTGAGATCAAAGGTGTCTCAGATATCTGGAACCGAAGAAGAAAAGAGGGATCGGAATTTTTCAAAAAGAAATTTGATAAGGATGTTTTAACATATTTGAATAATGAAGAACTGTATGCTGATAAGGATATTGATGCTGTTATTATCTCTACAGCAGATTTTCAGCACGCGCTTCATACGGTCGAAGCTGCTAAAAACAGGAAAGATGTTTATGTAGAAAAACCTTTTGCCGAAACTATGGAGGATAACCGGCTTGCCTTCGACGCTGTTAAGGAATCAGGTATTGTTTGCCAAATCGGTTCACAGCGGAGAAGCGGACCCAACTATCACAAGGCATTTGAGTTTATTAAGTCGGGAAAGTTTGGCGATATAAAAATGGTTGAGATGACGTGGAATGTAAATCAGCCTGGAAGATGGCGTCGGCCCGAACTTGTCTCTTCAATAAGAGAATCCGATACCGATTGGAAGCGTTACATACTAAACAGACCTTTTGAACCCTGGGATCCGAGAAAATATATCGAATACAGATTGTTCTGGCCCTATTCTTCCGGAATTCCCGGGCAGTGGATGGCTCATCAGATCGATACTGTTCACTGGTTCAGCGGATTGAAATTTCCACGCTCCGTTTCAGCTAACGGCGGTATATATATGTGGAATGACGGAAGAAAAAATTTTGACGCTATGACTGCAGTATTTGATTACGGTCCTGAAGATGATCCTACAAAAGGTTTTCAGGTTCTATATTCATCAAGAATGTTCAATTCGGCAGGAGGAGTAAAAGAAATTTACTATTCCAACGGCGGCGAATTGAATCTGGATACTAATAAAGTAACACCGACAGGTGGATTGACCGAGCAGTATGCAAAATCGATGAAGATGAAATCAAACCTGCTTTCTGATTTGGATCTATCCATATCAGATGTGAAAGCTGAAACTTCAGCTAATACTGGCGTGGATCTTATGACCTCACTTCATATGAAAAACTGGATGGAATGCATAAGATCCAGAAAAGAACCCAATGCACCTGTTGAAGCCGGTTACGATCATTCGGTTTCAAACATAATGGTTACCGCTGCTCTCAGAACTAAAAAATTCGTGACATTTGATAAAGTTAACCGGGAAGTTCTGGCGGACGGAAAAGTATTTCAATATTAA